Proteins encoded together in one Flavobacteriales bacterium window:
- a CDS encoding T9SS type A sorting domain-containing protein, protein MKHALLLLALLATQAQAQIIYTDVVPDATYTGTNDTCSLDLNNDGNIDFLIVQSTINAPCPNGPGLNCVATNTRPRSWVKITPQGTNAVVNAASFASQLPAWQAIAPALSWNNAGAQVLMTQGSPTCVYAPVGLGQWVCNLGSFTGSWLGGASVDSPMFLGLQFDIAGITFYGWARLSIPTNGTSFTLKDYAYNSVPGEAILAGDVGSITTGITSTALRGMQLSPNPFSSVLSISLPSGTTGAVLCRVLSLTGQELLTRTVAATSGPSAITLDLASLAPGTYLLELQTGGERMVRKVVKE, encoded by the coding sequence ATGAAACACGCACTACTCCTTTTGGCCTTGCTCGCCACCCAGGCACAGGCCCAGATCATTTACACGGATGTGGTCCCGGATGCCACCTACACGGGCACCAACGATACTTGCTCCCTCGACCTGAACAACGATGGGAACATCGACTTCCTGATCGTGCAAAGCACGATAAATGCCCCCTGCCCTAACGGCCCTGGCCTGAACTGCGTAGCGACCAATACAAGGCCGCGTAGTTGGGTGAAGATCACACCCCAAGGGACCAATGCGGTGGTAAATGCGGCCTCCTTTGCTTCACAACTTCCAGCGTGGCAGGCGATCGCCCCTGCGTTGAGCTGGAACAATGCGGGTGCGCAGGTCCTGATGACCCAGGGCTCACCAACCTGCGTCTATGCCCCAGTGGGGCTTGGCCAATGGGTCTGCAATCTGGGATCGTTCACTGGGTCATGGTTGGGCGGTGCATCCGTGGATTCCCCCATGTTCCTCGGTTTGCAGTTCGATATCGCTGGAATCACGTTCTATGGTTGGGCCCGCTTGAGCATTCCTACTAACGGTACGAGCTTCACCCTGAAGGACTATGCCTACAACAGCGTGCCTGGTGAAGCGATCCTGGCCGGTGATGTGGGATCGATCACCACAGGCATCACGAGCACCGCGCTCCGGGGCATGCAGCTATCGCCCAATCCGTTCTCCTCAGTGTTGAGCATCTCACTCCCCAGCGGAACAACGGGTGCCGTGCTCTGCAGGGTGCTCTCCTTGACCGGCCAAGAGCTTCTCACGCGCACGGTGGCAGCCACCAGCGGGCCTTCCGCCATCACCCTCGATCTGGCATCGCTGGCACCCGGCACCTACCTGCTGGAACTGCAGACCGGCGGCGAGCGGATGGTGCGGAAGGTGGTGAAGGAGTAA
- a CDS encoding EamA family transporter: MERSIWFALISMVFAGVTAVIAKAGMRHVSGDVALLVRTSLIFLLVWGNAFAFRQVKDMALLTTRDVLLLCLSGATTFFSWLFYYRAMKEGSVSVVATIDKASIVVTLVLCFLFLKEPFTWRIALGATLILSGLLVLVWK; the protein is encoded by the coding sequence ATGGAACGCTCCATCTGGTTCGCCTTGATCTCCATGGTCTTCGCCGGTGTCACGGCCGTGATCGCCAAGGCGGGCATGCGCCATGTGAGTGGTGACGTAGCCTTATTGGTGCGTACCAGCCTGATCTTCCTGCTGGTGTGGGGCAATGCCTTCGCCTTTCGGCAGGTGAAGGACATGGCGTTGCTCACCACCCGTGATGTGCTTCTTCTCTGCTTGAGCGGTGCCACCACCTTCTTCTCGTGGCTGTTCTACTATCGCGCGATGAAGGAGGGTAGCGTTTCGGTGGTGGCCACGATTGACAAGGCGAGCATCGTGGTGACGCTTGTGCTTTGCTTCCTATTCCTCAAGGAACCCTTCACATGGCGCATTGCCTTGGGTGCCACGTTGATCTTGAGCGGACTGTTGGTGCTGGTTTGGAAATGA
- a CDS encoding response regulator transcription factor yields the protein MIRLALADDQLLFRKGMAMILRDMAGVRVVLECANGEELLAGLKTTKVDLVLLDLEMPVLDGTATMRRIKQEYPAVRVIILSSHDEDKYITSLMALGANGYMLKSAEPDEIDTAIRSVAQSGFYLNDAVNKAMLHGLVKKKQVKPTFNEIDPLSDRELEVLRGICTELTTAEIGAKLFVSPRTVEFHRNNLLLKTGARNIAGLVVYAMTKGIYTP from the coding sequence ATGATCCGCCTAGCCCTCGCCGATGACCAGCTGCTGTTCCGCAAGGGCATGGCCATGATCCTGCGCGACATGGCGGGTGTGCGCGTGGTGCTGGAGTGCGCCAACGGCGAAGAACTGCTCGCTGGGCTGAAGACCACCAAGGTCGACCTTGTCTTGCTCGACCTGGAGATGCCGGTGCTCGACGGCACGGCCACCATGCGACGGATCAAGCAGGAATACCCTGCGGTGAGAGTGATCATCCTGAGCTCCCACGATGAGGACAAGTACATCACCAGCCTCATGGCGCTCGGCGCGAACGGCTACATGCTGAAGTCCGCCGAACCGGACGAGATCGATACGGCCATCCGGTCCGTGGCACAGAGCGGGTTCTACCTGAACGATGCGGTGAACAAGGCGATGCTGCACGGGCTGGTGAAGAAGAAGCAGGTGAAGCCGACGTTCAATGAGATCGATCCCCTGAGCGACCGTGAGCTGGAAGTGCTGCGCGGCATCTGCACGGAACTCACCACGGCGGAGATCGGGGCGAAGCTCTTCGTGAGCCCGCGCACGGTGGAGTTCCACCGCAACAACCTGCTGCTGAAGACCGGCGCGCGCAACATCGCAGGGCTCGTGGTGTACGCCATGACCAAGGGGATCTACACGCCATGA
- a CDS encoding T9SS type A sorting domain-containing protein, with protein MKHIYPVLLSAHLFAGTAAAQPIIDQSNFAASPGESFVLNASAWMDPGASGANVTWDFSGLVIDSAFTYAYVDPASTPMTDSFPTATLAHAENAGYAYRSFDATGGYYLGYHMDQDAVVDYQDPEMTFQFPCTYGTQWVDDLFADYLPGPSWFYAGSINAEADGYGTLILPYGTFTNVLRLHLTRSYTLETPWPEDGFYVDTIYYYLHPGTHYPLVEVFTNSSGEEGGEPIVTTGVRWLSDPFAGIQGAVASANTLVAVAQGDGLVRLDLSLNAGGAVTIDVIDAAGRIVAQDRLGLGAGASSHTLAVSALRPGLYTVRMLLNGQQMTTRLVMP; from the coding sequence ATGAAACACATCTACCCTGTTCTGCTATCAGCGCATCTGTTCGCTGGCACCGCGGCAGCGCAACCCATCATCGACCAAAGCAACTTCGCTGCAAGCCCGGGCGAGTCGTTCGTGCTGAACGCCAGCGCCTGGATGGATCCCGGCGCCAGCGGCGCCAATGTCACCTGGGACTTCAGTGGCCTGGTGATCGATAGCGCCTTTACCTATGCGTACGTGGATCCGGCCTCGACACCGATGACCGATAGCTTCCCCACCGCCACACTGGCGCATGCCGAGAATGCTGGCTACGCCTACCGCTCCTTCGACGCCACCGGTGGTTACTACCTCGGATACCACATGGACCAAGACGCGGTGGTCGACTACCAGGATCCGGAAATGACATTCCAATTCCCGTGCACGTATGGCACGCAATGGGTCGATGACCTCTTCGCGGATTACCTCCCCGGCCCTTCCTGGTTTTATGCTGGTTCGATCAACGCCGAGGCCGATGGCTATGGGACATTGATCCTGCCCTATGGCACCTTCACCAATGTGCTTCGCCTGCATCTCACCAGGAGCTACACCCTCGAAACCCCTTGGCCGGAGGATGGATTCTACGTGGACACGATCTACTACTACCTGCACCCCGGCACGCACTACCCGCTGGTGGAAGTGTTCACTAATAGCTCCGGGGAGGAAGGTGGCGAACCCATAGTGACCACGGGCGTTCGCTGGCTCAGCGATCCCTTTGCTGGGATACAGGGAGCCGTCGCGTCCGCGAATACGCTCGTTGCTGTTGCGCAAGGCGATGGCCTCGTTCGCCTGGATCTATCGCTGAACGCAGGCGGAGCTGTCACGATCGATGTGATCGATGCGGCCGGACGAATTGTCGCACAGGATCGGTTGGGCCTTGGCGCGGGAGCAAGCAGCCATACGCTTGCCGTGTCGGCGCTCAGGCCCGGACTTTATACCGTGCGCATGCTCCTGAACGGCCAGCAGATGACGACACGGTTGGTGATGCCGTGA
- a CDS encoding T9SS type A sorting domain-containing protein, producing MKHALLVLALIATQAQAQIIYTDVIPDASYGGTNDSCYLDLDNNGEADFLIIRREDPGYCMSCLIGTHYRVLIYPMSTHVISGFTWLSQQFPQCHQSGQVIGTNLSYSVTNGLMRDASPSGGCPPILVGCTPWPPFSWANYPEGYLGLRFMIAGEIHYGWARLSIPSAAGFTLKDYAYNSVANEPIAAGDDGATTGITSIALRTMQVSPNPFTAALSISLQTGTTGAVLCRVLSLTGQAVITRTVAATSGPSAITLDLASLAPGTYLLEMQVDGERMVRKVVKE from the coding sequence ATGAAACACGCTCTACTCGTTCTGGCCTTGATCGCCACGCAGGCACAGGCCCAGATCATCTACACGGATGTGATCCCTGATGCCAGCTACGGTGGCACCAACGACAGCTGCTACCTCGATCTCGATAACAATGGCGAGGCGGACTTCTTGATCATCCGACGGGAGGACCCGGGTTACTGTATGAGCTGCCTTATAGGAACGCATTATCGTGTCCTCATCTATCCAATGTCCACACATGTGATCTCTGGTTTTACCTGGCTTTCCCAACAATTTCCCCAATGCCATCAGAGCGGACAGGTGATCGGCACGAACCTGAGCTACAGCGTGACCAATGGCCTGATGAGGGATGCCTCCCCTAGCGGTGGCTGCCCGCCGATCTTGGTCGGCTGCACTCCCTGGCCTCCATTCTCATGGGCGAACTACCCGGAGGGCTACCTCGGCCTGCGCTTCATGATCGCAGGAGAGATCCACTACGGTTGGGCCCGGCTCAGCATCCCCTCGGCCGCCGGGTTCACCTTGAAGGACTACGCCTACAACAGCGTGGCCAATGAACCGATCGCGGCAGGGGATGATGGAGCGACGACAGGAATAACGAGCATCGCCCTCCGCACCATGCAGGTATCGCCCAACCCGTTCACCGCCGCGTTGAGCATTTCGCTCCAGACCGGAACAACGGGTGCCGTGCTCTGCAGGGTGCTCTCCTTGACCGGCCAAGCGGTGATCACGCGCACGGTGGCAGCCACCAGCGGGCCTTCCGCCATCACCCTCGATCTGGCGTCGCTGGCACCCGGCACCTACCTGCTGGAAATGCAGGTGGACGGCGAACGGATGGTGAGGAAGGTGGTGAAGGAGTAA
- a CDS encoding Hpt domain-containing protein → MTSHTDLSQLERIYKGDRTRMASWVGIYLEETPDQLQRMAACLERADLDGLLAIVHDLKPTMHYLGAQRMQELLVRLAQEARSSDGATGASVLPELMEEVQAVAAELRHHFQAELG, encoded by the coding sequence ATGACCTCTCACACCGACCTCTCCCAGCTTGAGCGCATCTACAAGGGTGATCGCACCCGCATGGCAAGTTGGGTGGGCATCTACCTGGAAGAGACCCCGGACCAGCTGCAGCGCATGGCGGCGTGCTTGGAGCGCGCGGACCTGGACGGGCTGCTGGCCATCGTGCACGACCTGAAGCCGACCATGCATTACCTGGGCGCACAGCGCATGCAGGAGCTCTTGGTGCGGTTGGCACAGGAGGCGAGGTCGTCTGATGGCGCAACCGGCGCGTCGGTCCTTCCGGAGCTGATGGAAGAGGTCCAGGCCGTAGCGGCGGAATTGCGGCACCACTTCCAAGCCGAACTGGGCTGA
- a CDS encoding T9SS type A sorting domain-containing protein codes for MPYGTFTNVLRLHLTRSYTLETPWPEDGFYVDTIYYYLHPGTHYPLVEVYSNSAGEDLSSLTVTTGVRWLSDPFAGIQGTVAPANTLVAVAQGDGLVRLDVVLTTGGAATIDVIDAAGRRAAQERMALSAGASSHTLSVSTLRPGLYSVRLLLNGQQMTTRLVMP; via the coding sequence TTGCCCTATGGCACCTTCACCAATGTGCTTCGCCTGCATCTCACCAGGAGCTACACCCTCGAAACCCCTTGGCCGGAGGATGGATTCTACGTGGACACGATCTACTACTACCTGCACCCCGGCACGCACTACCCGCTGGTGGAAGTGTATTCCAACAGCGCCGGTGAAGATCTATCATCCCTCACTGTGACCACTGGCGTTCGCTGGCTCAGCGACCCCTTCGCGGGGATACAGGGAACCGTGGCGCCCGCGAACACGCTCGTTGCTGTGGCGCAGGGCGATGGCCTGGTCCGCCTGGACGTAGTGCTGACCACGGGCGGCGCTGCCACGATCGATGTTATCGATGCGGCCGGAAGAAGGGCCGCGCAGGAACGCATGGCTTTGAGCGCGGGAGCCAGCAGCCACACGCTTTCTGTATCCACCCTCAGGCCCGGCCTGTATAGCGTGCGCTTGCTCCTGAACGGCCAGCAGATGACGACACGGTTGGTGATGCCGTGA
- a CDS encoding EamA family transporter, protein MDRSIAFALLSMVFAGVTTVLAKAGMRHVSGDVALLVRTCLIFGLVWGNAFAFRQLKELALLTMRDALFLCLSGATTFFSWLFYYRAMKEGSVSVVATIDKASIVVTLVLSFLVLREPFTWRVALGATLILCGLVVLVWK, encoded by the coding sequence ATGGACCGCTCCATCGCCTTCGCCCTCCTCTCCATGGTCTTCGCCGGGGTAACGACCGTGCTGGCCAAGGCGGGCATGCGCCACGTGAGCGGCGATGTGGCCCTGCTGGTGCGCACCTGCCTCATCTTCGGGCTGGTGTGGGGCAACGCCTTCGCCTTCCGGCAGCTCAAGGAGCTGGCCCTGCTCACCATGCGTGATGCGCTCTTTCTGTGCCTCAGCGGCGCCACCACCTTCTTCTCCTGGCTGTTCTACTACCGGGCGATGAAGGAGGGCAGCGTATCGGTGGTGGCCACCATCGACAAGGCGAGCATTGTGGTCACGCTGGTGCTCAGCTTCCTCGTGCTGCGCGAGCCCTTCACCTGGCGCGTGGCCCTGGGCGCCACCCTCATCCTGTGCGGCTTGGTGGTGTTGGTGTGGAAGTAG
- a CDS encoding response regulator — MRVRVLRSMLLFVLLTGSVAQAQWDTLFLPFRALTIEDGLSQGMVSSIIQDRAGFMWFATKDGLNRYDGYSFRVFRNDPADSTTVRDNFIQAIHEDRAGLIWVGTNSGLDVFDPATEVFHHFPCGGPASSPPAGKAGPLWPIGSDQCATNAIAEDPDGHLWVSVGLGLYRIDADRSGSSPAGPGTRVELVGACPGVKVNWIALDEAGLLRGAWTLNGEDLNVRTFTVDTRDEARIAAMIADPQLLPWSPLVAGQGEEDWAVFASDTTRHRTYSFSNAVLELRDDAKAIISTTRLSTADWMSVIRATPDAHGALWATDHRLWRCDPRTGRVTRLIPTSAELRIEALKPICLYRDRSGVMWIGTNGFGVLRYDPRAERFHKQRLHSMRMMVPLRDGRMFAFTWSQWVYLFKEPDLAQFSIETYGKEIDPGTYEPCLVEEGRGVFWSNIGNALTRYDERDGSMLRYADAQLPVRFPLHIGHDSLISFGSTKAFGRFNTRTKRFSGIPYPIPALGGTYEFVQAIVQDAQGTFWLGTMKGLLRLDPVTNAWTHYANKPDDPGSLSTDVIFCLLNDPKDSNILWVGTNGGGLDRFDKRTGQCTQFQTREGLPNNVIYGLLADDDGQLWMSTNKGIARFDPVTREVRSFDATDGLQGDEFNRYAFCKTADGTFYFGGVNGFNYFRQEELRTDTLPAVVHITDIKLTNRSIAFGAEGSPLTAPTHLTRELVFAYRDAAMITFEFATMEFSEPEEHRYQYKLDGFDTDWIMAGKDRSAVYTNLDPGTYTFQVRGDNRDGLWDTEGTTLQLTVLPPWYRTWWFYALCVLAIGGGVLLYIRSLTAQKKRLERTVAQRTADLSKAKERAEHSEQVKQQFLANMSHEIRTPMNAIVGMSNALRRDKPTDEATRASYVDAIATSSESLLGIVNEILDLSKIESGKLQLEKVRMEPRSVIKSVIEVLRYRAEEKGLKLDAVIASEVPVAVMGDPARLQQILMNLVGNAIKFTEQGSIRIHMDVQERLSDAIMLRCTVTDTGIGIAPDRVAHVFDEFTQAESDHTRRFGGTGLGLTICKRLVDMQGGTIGVTSEVGKGSSFMFTVPYAIAKQQEEAEIQYGREISRPHPLHDLRILLAEDNKLNVMVARVELENIIPGLHLDVAANGQLALDMLQANDYDLVLMDVQMPVMDGYEAARAIRALPNGKSRIPILAMTANVMQAELDQCLDAGMDGFVPKPFKQEELVAAISKAIRRSEN, encoded by the coding sequence ATGAGGGTGCGTGTGCTGCGATCCATGCTGCTGTTCGTTCTCCTGACCGGGAGCGTGGCGCAGGCGCAGTGGGATACGCTCTTCCTTCCGTTCCGTGCGCTCACCATCGAGGATGGCCTTTCGCAGGGCATGGTGAGCAGTATCATCCAGGACCGGGCCGGCTTCATGTGGTTCGCCACCAAGGACGGCCTGAACCGCTACGATGGCTATTCCTTTCGTGTGTTCCGCAACGATCCGGCGGACAGCACCACCGTGCGCGACAACTTCATCCAGGCGATCCACGAGGACCGTGCTGGGCTGATCTGGGTAGGCACGAACAGCGGGCTGGACGTGTTCGATCCCGCAACGGAGGTCTTCCACCATTTCCCATGTGGTGGGCCGGCATCCAGCCCACCTGCTGGCAAGGCAGGCCCGCTCTGGCCAATTGGTAGTGATCAATGTGCGACGAACGCCATCGCGGAAGACCCCGACGGGCATCTCTGGGTGTCGGTGGGACTAGGGCTCTACCGCATCGATGCCGATCGAAGTGGATCTTCTCCTGCAGGGCCAGGCACGCGCGTGGAACTGGTCGGGGCGTGCCCCGGAGTGAAGGTGAATTGGATAGCCTTGGATGAAGCGGGCCTGTTACGCGGGGCATGGACCTTGAACGGCGAGGACCTGAACGTGCGCACCTTCACCGTGGATACCCGCGATGAAGCACGCATCGCGGCCATGATCGCGGATCCGCAACTGCTACCGTGGAGCCCCTTGGTCGCTGGGCAGGGCGAAGAGGATTGGGCCGTCTTTGCCTCCGATACCACCCGGCATCGCACCTACAGCTTCAGTAATGCGGTTCTGGAATTGCGCGATGACGCGAAAGCGATCATCTCCACCACCAGGCTCTCCACCGCAGATTGGATGAGTGTGATCCGCGCGACCCCTGATGCCCATGGAGCGCTGTGGGCGACGGACCACCGATTGTGGCGCTGCGACCCGCGTACCGGCCGGGTAACGCGCCTGATCCCGACATCCGCCGAACTGAGGATCGAGGCGTTGAAGCCGATTTGCCTGTATCGCGATCGCAGCGGTGTGATGTGGATCGGAACGAACGGCTTCGGGGTCCTGCGGTACGACCCACGAGCGGAACGCTTCCACAAGCAGCGGTTGCACAGCATGCGAATGATGGTGCCATTGCGCGACGGGCGCATGTTCGCGTTCACTTGGTCACAATGGGTCTATCTCTTCAAGGAGCCGGACCTCGCACAGTTTTCCATCGAGACCTACGGCAAGGAGATCGATCCGGGGACCTACGAACCCTGTTTGGTGGAGGAAGGCCGTGGGGTGTTCTGGTCGAACATCGGGAATGCGCTCACACGCTACGACGAACGGGACGGAAGCATGCTGCGCTATGCCGACGCGCAGCTCCCGGTCCGCTTCCCGCTCCATATCGGGCATGATAGCCTGATCAGCTTCGGCAGCACCAAGGCCTTCGGCCGGTTCAACACGCGCACCAAGCGATTCAGTGGCATCCCCTATCCCATCCCTGCGCTAGGTGGTACGTATGAGTTCGTGCAGGCCATCGTCCAGGACGCGCAGGGGACCTTCTGGCTCGGCACCATGAAGGGCTTGCTGCGCCTTGACCCGGTTACCAATGCCTGGACCCACTATGCCAATAAGCCGGATGATCCGGGTTCACTTTCCACCGATGTGATCTTCTGCCTGCTCAACGATCCGAAGGACTCGAACATCCTCTGGGTGGGCACCAACGGCGGCGGCCTCGACCGTTTCGACAAGCGCACGGGCCAATGCACGCAGTTCCAGACCCGAGAGGGCCTGCCGAACAACGTGATCTACGGTCTGCTCGCCGATGACGACGGCCAGCTCTGGATGAGCACCAACAAGGGCATCGCACGCTTCGATCCCGTGACGCGGGAGGTCCGGAGCTTCGATGCGACTGATGGCCTGCAAGGCGATGAGTTCAACCGCTATGCCTTCTGCAAGACCGCGGACGGCACGTTCTACTTCGGCGGCGTCAACGGCTTCAATTATTTCCGCCAGGAGGAACTGCGCACCGATACGCTGCCTGCGGTGGTGCACATCACGGACATCAAACTGACGAACCGGTCCATCGCCTTCGGGGCGGAGGGTTCACCCCTGACGGCCCCCACGCACCTCACGCGCGAACTCGTGTTCGCCTACCGCGATGCGGCCATGATCACCTTCGAGTTCGCCACCATGGAGTTCAGTGAACCCGAGGAGCACCGCTACCAATACAAACTGGACGGCTTCGACACCGATTGGATCATGGCCGGCAAGGACCGCAGCGCGGTGTACACGAACCTCGATCCCGGCACCTACACCTTCCAGGTGCGAGGCGACAACCGCGACGGCCTCTGGGACACGGAGGGCACTACGCTCCAGCTGACCGTGCTGCCTCCCTGGTACCGCACGTGGTGGTTCTATGCGCTGTGCGTGCTGGCGATCGGTGGCGGAGTGTTGTTGTACATCCGCTCGCTCACCGCGCAGAAGAAACGCTTGGAGCGGACCGTGGCGCAACGCACGGCGGACTTGAGCAAGGCCAAGGAACGGGCCGAGCACAGCGAACAGGTGAAGCAGCAATTCCTCGCGAACATGAGCCACGAGATCCGCACGCCGATGAACGCCATCGTGGGCATGAGCAATGCGCTGCGCCGCGATAAGCCCACGGATGAAGCGACGCGCGCGAGCTACGTGGATGCCATCGCGACCAGCAGCGAGAGCCTGCTCGGCATCGTGAACGAGATCCTGGACCTGAGCAAGATCGAATCGGGCAAGCTCCAACTGGAAAAGGTGCGCATGGAGCCGCGCAGCGTGATCAAGAGCGTGATCGAGGTGTTGCGCTATCGGGCCGAGGAGAAAGGATTGAAGTTGGATGCGGTGATCGCGAGCGAGGTACCGGTCGCGGTGATGGGCGATCCTGCGCGCCTGCAGCAAATACTGATGAACCTGGTGGGCAACGCGATCAAATTCACCGAACAGGGTTCGATCCGGATACACATGGACGTACAGGAACGGTTGTCCGATGCGATCATGCTCCGCTGCACCGTCACCGACACCGGCATCGGCATCGCACCCGATCGTGTGGCCCATGTCTTCGACGAATTCACGCAAGCCGAGAGCGATCATACGCGACGCTTCGGTGGCACCGGTCTCGGCCTCACCATCTGCAAACGCCTGGTGGACATGCAGGGCGGCACCATCGGCGTTACGAGCGAGGTGGGCAAGGGCAGCAGCTTCATGTTCACCGTTCCTTACGCCATCGCGAAGCAGCAGGAGGAGGCGGAGATCCAGTACGGGCGGGAAATTTCCCGCCCCCACCCATTGCATGACCTCCGCATCCTCCTCGCAGAGGACAACAAACTCAACGTGATGGTGGCGCGGGTGGAACTGGAGAACATCATCCCCGGCCTGCACCTGGATGTGGCGGCGAACGGCCAGCTCGCGCTGGACATGCTGCAAGCCAACGACTACGACCTCGTCCTCATGGACGTGCAGATGCCCGTGATGGACGGCTACGAGGCAGCCCGTGCGATCCGTGCGCTGCCCAACGGGAAGTCCCGCATTCCCATCCTCGCCATGACGGCCAACGTGATGCAGGCCGAATTGGACCAGTGCCTGGATGCCGGCATGGACGGCTTCGTGCCCAAGCCCTTCAAGCAGGAGGAGCTGGTGGCGGCGATCTCCAAAGCGATCAGGCGATCAGAGAATTAG
- a CDS encoding fibronectin type III domain-containing protein, translating into MKHALLILTLIATQAQAQIIYTDVIPDATYTGTNDTCSLDVDNDGNIDFLIVQRTVNAPCPGGPANCAATNTRPQSWVRITPQGTNAVVTAATFASQLPEGQLISPASAWNNTSHQVLITQGAPACIPFGLVNPPQWYCRAGLYTGAWLDSASVASPKFLGLRFESAGSTYYGWARLSIPSNGTSFTLKDYAYSSVAATGMLAGETQCAIPLGLSVTNVDSNTVNLTWQSTTTDTFNLRYRPTGAATWSVIDSIAATNFTLAGLSGCTEYEFQVEGLCDGVSTGYSASFIRTTLGCGACIELTYCPSYSILTGDEYIARVAVGTLDNQSGANDGYGDFTGLGTALQIGQGHPITLEPVFVLFDVYPMYLRVYVDLNQNGNFTGPGELAYSASVFAQGSISGTLNIPANALTGPTRMRVVMVEGDPATTSCDYYNIGETEDYCIELVNNTTSVGEGTHSAQLRVFPNPSDSEVIFDLAGIGAGTTLRIDVLDGIGRTVASQNLDQGRAMITTSGLADGLYVYRITRSGMEVASGRFQVQH; encoded by the coding sequence ATGAAACACGCTCTACTCATCTTGACCTTGATCGCCACCCAGGCACAGGCCCAGATCATCTACACGGATGTGATCCCTGATGCCACCTACACGGGCACCAACGACACCTGTTCCCTCGATGTGGACAACGATGGGAACATCGACTTCCTGATCGTGCAGCGCACGGTGAACGCCCCGTGCCCGGGCGGCCCGGCTAATTGCGCCGCGACAAATACACGGCCGCAAAGTTGGGTGAGGATCACGCCGCAAGGGACCAATGCCGTGGTGACCGCGGCCACCTTCGCCTCTCAGCTTCCAGAGGGGCAGCTGATCAGCCCTGCTTCGGCATGGAACAATACGAGCCACCAGGTATTGATCACCCAGGGCGCGCCAGCGTGCATCCCCTTTGGGCTGGTGAATCCGCCACAGTGGTATTGCCGGGCAGGGCTCTACACGGGAGCCTGGTTGGATAGCGCGTCCGTAGCTTCACCTAAGTTCCTCGGCCTGCGGTTCGAAAGCGCTGGAAGCACCTACTATGGTTGGGCCCGATTGAGCATCCCCTCAAATGGAACGAGCTTCACCCTGAAGGACTATGCATACAGCAGCGTGGCTGCTACGGGGATGCTTGCAGGGGAGACCCAATGCGCCATCCCCTTAGGCCTGTCCGTGACCAACGTGGACTCCAATACGGTGAACCTCACGTGGCAATCGACCACCACCGACACCTTCAACCTGCGGTACCGGCCAACGGGTGCGGCTACCTGGTCGGTGATCGACTCGATCGCCGCGACCAACTTCACCTTGGCGGGCCTTTCCGGTTGCACCGAGTATGAGTTCCAGGTGGAAGGCTTGTGCGATGGCGTATCGACCGGCTATTCGGCAAGCTTCATCCGCACCACCTTGGGCTGCGGCGCGTGCATCGAACTGACCTATTGCCCCAGCTACAGCATTCTCACCGGAGATGAGTACATCGCTCGTGTTGCGGTGGGCACCTTGGACAACCAGTCCGGCGCCAACGATGGCTATGGCGATTTCACCGGGTTAGGCACCGCGCTGCAGATCGGTCAGGGCCACCCCATCACCCTTGAACCGGTCTTTGTTCTATTCGATGTCTACCCCATGTACTTGAGAGTGTATGTGGACCTTAACCAGAACGGCAACTTCACCGGCCCGGGGGAATTGGCCTATAGTGCCAGCGTCTTTGCGCAAGGCTCCATCAGCGGCACGCTCAACATTCCCGCGAATGCGTTGACAGGTCCCACCCGTATGCGCGTGGTCATGGTGGAAGGTGACCCAGCGACCACGAGTTGCGACTATTACAACATCGGCGAGACCGAGGACTACTGCATTGAACTCGTGAACAACACCACCTCGGTGGGCGAAGGCACGCATTCCGCACAGCTGCGCGTGTTTCCCAACCCCAGCGATAGCGAGGTCATCTTCGATCTGGCGGGCATCGGCGCAGGAACAACGCTGCGCATCGATGTGCTGGACGGGATCGGCCGCACCGTGGCAAGCCAGAACCTGGACCAGGGGCGTGCCATGATCACCACCTCCGGATTGGCCGATGGCCTCTACGTGTATCGCATCACCCGCAGCGGTATGGAGGTGGCGAGCGGCAGGTTCCAAGTGCAGCACTGA